A region of Lycium barbarum isolate Lr01 chromosome 3, ASM1917538v2, whole genome shotgun sequence DNA encodes the following proteins:
- the LOC132632547 gene encoding probable inactive receptor kinase At2g26730, with product MAVFVNLSSRFVFCALFFALIHVLSHYQVVVSEPTQDKQALLAFLSQIRHPSRVDWNKSASACTWFGVECDPTKSFVYSLRLPAAGLVGQITNNSLGRLTQLRVLSLHANRLSGPIPSDFANLKLLRSLYLHKNRFTGEFPKSLPGLTRLNRLDLSSNNFTGTIPFSINNLTHLTGLLLQNNNFSGTLPSINPSSLVNFNVSNNHLNGSIPTSLSKFPSSSFSGNTDLCGGPLPPCTPFFPSPSPSPNTEPKTTPKKKSKKLSTAAIIGIVVGSTLGLLLLLVLLFICLRRRSRNKETSKTEKPPVVATGAVPVEAGTSSSKDDVTGGSAEGDRNKLVFFDGGGYSFDLEDLLRASAEVLGKGSVGTSYKAVLEEGTTVVVKRLKDVVVQRREFEQQLEALGKMKHENVLPLRAFYFSKDEKLLVSDYMPAGSLSALLHGSRGSGRTPLDWDSRMRVVLGAARGIAFLHISGKVVHGNIKASNVLLKQDNQDACVSDYGLNPLFSTTTPVNHRVAGYRAPEVLETRKVTFKSDVYSFGVLMLELLTGKAPNQASLGEEGIDLPRWVQSVVREEWTAEVFDVELMRYHNVEEEMVQLLQIGMACVATVPDQRPSMTEVVRMIEEMNRGDTDDGVRQSSDDPSKGSEGQTPQESRGSPRGVTP from the exons ATGGCAGTGTTTGTTAATTTAAGTTCAAGGTTTGTTTTTTGTGCTTTGTTCTTTGCTTTAATTCATGTTCTGAGTCATTACCAAGTTGTTGTCTCAGAGCCAACACAGGACAAGCAAGCTCTCCTTGCTTTCCTATCTCAGATCCGACACCCAAGTCGGGTCGACTGGAACAAATCCGCTTCAGCTTgtacttggtttggtgttgaatgTGACCCGACAAAATCTTTTGTCTATTCACTACGTCTTCCTGCTGCCGGACTCGTCGGTCAAATAACTAACAACTCATTGGGCCGCTTGACCCAACTCCGTGTTCTTAGTCTTCATGCTAACCGCTTATCCGGCCCAATCCCTTCGGATTTTGCTAACCTTAAGCTTCTTCGTAGTCTCTATCTACATAAAAACAGGTTCACCGGTGAATTCCCGAAAAGTCTTCCCGGGTTGACCCGGTTAAACAGGTTGGATCTTTCTTCGAATAATTTCACTGGTACTATCCCTTTTTCGATAAACAATCTCACACATTTAACTGGACTTTTGTTACAAAACAATAACTTCAGTGGTACTCTTCCGAGTATTAATCCATCAAGCTTAGTGAATTTTAATGTGTCGAATAATCATCTTAATGGTTCAATTCCTACTTCACTTTCTAAATTCCCAAGTTCATCTTTTTCTGGAAACACTGATTTATGTGGTGGCCCATTGCCTCCATGTACGCCATTTTTTCCATCTCCTTCACCTTCACCAAACACAGAGCCAAAAACAACACCgaagaagaaatccaagaaaCTATCAACAGCTGCTATTATTGGAATAGTTGTGGGGTCGACCCTGGGTCTTCTGCTGCTGTTGGTCCTCCTTTTTATATGTTTACGACGAAGATCAAGAAATAAAGAGACGTCGAAAACAGAGAAACCTCCGGTGGTGGCAACGGGGGCTGTACCAGTGGAGGCAGGGACATCGTCGTCTAAGGATGATGTAACGGGTGGTTCAGCTGAAGGGGATAGGAATAAACTTGTGTTCTTTGATGGTGGAGGGTATAGTTTTGATCTTGAAGATTTGTTGAGGGCTTCTGCTGAGGTGTTGGGGAAGGGTAGTGTGGGGACTAGTTATAAAGCTGTTCTTGAAGAAGGTACTACTGTGGTGGTGAAAAGGTTGAAAGATGTTGTGGTGCAAAGAAGAGAGTTTGAGCAACAATTGGAAGCTTTGGGGAAGATGAAACATGAAAATGTGTTGCCTTTGAGAGCTTTTTACTTCTCTAAAGATGAGAAATTGTTGGTCTCTGATTATATGCCTGCTGGAAGTTTGTCTGCTCTTCTTCATG GTAGCAGAGGATCAGGCCGTACACCACTTGACTGGGACAGTCGAATGAGAGTAGTGTTAGGTGCAGCAAGAGGCAttgccttcctccatatttcagGAAAAGTTGTCCATGGAAACATCAAGGCTTCCAATGTTCTCCTTAAACAAGATAACCAGGATGCATGTGTATCTGATTACGGATTAAACCCTCTTTTCTCCACCACAACACCAGTCAACCACCGTGTTGCAGGATATCGTGCACCGGAGGTTCTTGAAACTCGAAAAGTCACATTTAAATCTGATGTGTATAGCTTTGGAGTATTAATGTTGGAGCTCTTAACGGGCAAAGCCCCGAACCAAGCTTCACTAGGTGAAGAAGGCATCGATTTGCCTAGGTGGGTCCAAAGCGTTGTAAGGGAAGAATGGACAGCGGAGGTGTTTGACGTTGAGCTAATGCGATACCATAATGTGGAAGAAGAGATGGTACAACTACTTCAGATAGGTATGGCATGTGTTGCTACTGTGCCAGACCAACGGCCTTCCATGACGGAGGTTGTAAGGATGATCGAAGAAATGAATAGAGGTGATACGGATGATGGTGTTCGACAATCTTCCGATGATCCCTCTAAAGGTTCCGAAGGCCAAACACCTCAGGAGTCTAGAGGCTCCCCTCGCGGTGTTACACCATAA
- the LOC132632546 gene encoding protein STICHEL-like 2, which yields MDGRRHSVDVPISKTLVALRRVKSLRDPTTNSISKFSTMVDKLNWETNSNNAITLGFENRQEVGYNEPNGFSLYANLEDYVGDQELNCNMGNCKPQLVSPRMEPWNGNVEMSNLGKPNEIERGNKSSSKRLGHPYRDQGMAMTCTTPFDALEEGTGSSKESIGAVQAKDVVYYSTKKNCKHKKHTRSSRTAAGDILSRVGSPYFSLSDAPIESSNHAISLYGNEDVDNVDSDHGGCGISSCWLGTPKFRGSSPLEERPLLSAGIGDTLLALQRRSWTRDNNGVASHSESPRNLSQKFRPKSFTEMVGQNVVSRSLLNAISSGRINPFYLFHGPRGTGKTCASRIFAAALNCLSPDAEKPCGLCRDCVLYFSGRSKDVREVDSLKINKMERVRLIIKNAVAPPVSSKFKIFIIDECHLLREETWTSILKHLEELSRHVIFIMITPDLDKLPRSAVSRSQKYHFSKIKELDISTRLREICEDEGLDFNQDALDFIACKSNGSLRDGEIMLEQLSLLGKRITMPLVYELIGAVSDDELLELLHLALSSDTSNTVKRARELMRSRIDPMQLVSQLANLIMDILAGKCQRSACEVKDRLFSGHISEAEKQQLSHALKVLSETEKQLRVSKNQTTWLTAALLQLSSVSSSVDAKDGNSCLRTVYEQDPDGNLCSTSSTSESLKHLTSCACESIESCKRGMQDDKETLASIWYRAVEMCESNSLANFLRRGKLSSICLKQGLAIAELEFYCPKDISKAEKSWKPIANALQQTLCCNVEIRINLVPGWFPKKYSRVKRLSFRLFNCSRGKSHSTMERISEASENSDSASKRVIMVDKVVETCSSECFSQNSQICCHGREIMTIRSSDGNALSIGSDTPQILLTDGSLQTRQLEPDCLKERSTCRCRDLFTIESEEKPSCFPRTVGFLKRSSSSNASHMTFSITQPQSNLVLSIPSKTPCQSHIPCSSLNNHSSGNPALSKESKSRCWRKALLPFRKALQLRHQHENPPQEWILPYSAAN from the exons ATGGATGGGAGACGGCATTCGGTTGATGTTCCCATATCGAAAACGCTGGTTGCACTTAGAAGAGTGAAGTCACTCAGGGATCCAACCACGAATTCGATAAGCAAGTTCTCCACAATGGTTGATAAGTTGAATTGGGAAACAAATTCAAATAATGCTATTACTTTAGGATTTGAAAATAGACAAGAAGTAGGCTACAATGAACCAAATGGCTTCTCTTTGTATGCCAACCTGGAGGACTATGTAGGTGATCAGGAACTTAACTGCAATATGGGGAACTGCAAACCACAGTTGGTTTCGCCTCGAATGGAGCCTTGGAACGGTAATGTCGAAATGTCTAACCTAGGCAAACCAAATGAGATAGAAAGAGGAAATAAATCATCAAGTAAAAGATTAGGTCATCCTTACAGGGATCAAGGAATGGCAATGACTTGTACAACACCTTTTGATGCCTTGGAGGAGGGCACAGGTTCCAGTAAAGAATCAATTGGAGCAGTGCAGGCGAAAGATGTAGTTTATTATTCAACAAAAAAGAATTGCAAACATAAAAAACATACTAGATCATCTAGAACAGCAGCTGGTGATATCTTGAGTCGTGTAGGTAGTCCCTACTTTTCATTAAGCGATGCTCCAATCGAAAGCTCAAACCATGCGATTTCACTATATGGAAATGAAGATGTTGACAATGTCGATTCTGATCACGGTGGATGTGGAATTAGCTCTTGCTGGTTAGGCACCCCTAAATTTAGGGGATCAAGTCCTCTTGAAGAGAGACCACTTCTGTCTGCAGGAATAGGTGACACACTCTTAGCTCTACAAAGAAGAAGCTGGACGAGAGATAACAATGGAGTTGCTTCACACTCAGAAAGTCCTAGAAATCTCAGTCAAAAGTTCAGGCCAAAATCATTCACTGAAATGGTTGGACAGAACGTGGTATCAAGGTCTCTGTTGAATGCAATCTCGAGTGGGCGGATAAATCCATTCTACCTGTTTCATGGTCCTCGTGGTACGGGAAAAACATGCGCGTCAAGAATATTTGCAGCCGCATTAAATTGTCTTTCTCCTGATGCTGAGAAACCATGTGGCCTCTGTAGAGATTGCGTTCTCTATTTCTCAGGAAGAAGCAAGGATGTTAGAGAAGTAGATTCCTTGAAAATCAATAAAATGGAGAGAGTTAGATTAATTATCAAGAATGCAGTGGCACCtcctgtttcatccaaatttaaGATTTTTATAATTGATGAGTGCCACTTATTGCGAGAGGAAACATGGACTAGCATTTTAAAGCACCTGGAAGAACTATCTCGGCATGTGATATTCATAATGATCACCCCTGACCTTGATAAGCTGCCTCGTAGTGCAGTATCACGGTCCCAGAAGTATCATTTTTCCAAAATAAAAGAACTTGATATTTCGACTAGGTTACGTGAAATTTGTGAAGATGAAGGACTCGATTTTAATCAGGATGCTTTGGATTTCATTGCTTGTAAATCAAATGGTTCACTTCGAGATGGAGAGATAATGCTTGAACAGCTAAGTTTGCTTGGGAAAAGAATAACAATGCCTTTAGTCTATGAGCTA ATTGGAGCTGTCTCTGATGATGAGTTGCTAGAGTTGCTGCATCTGGCATTGTCATCTGACACTTCAAATACAGTTAAAAGAGCCAGAGAGCTAATGAGATCTAGAATAGATCCCATGCAATTGGTATCACAGCTGGCAAATCTAATAATGGACATTCTTGCTGGAAAATGTCAAAGAAGTGCTTGTGAAGTCAAAGACAGGCTATTCAGCGGACACATTT CTGAAGCTGAGAAACAGCAACTTAGTCATGCACTCAAAGTACTCTCTGAGACTGAAAAACAATTGAGGGTGTCAAAAAATCAAACAACATGGCTGACTGCTGCTCTTCTACAGTTAAGCTCAGTGAGTTCTTCAGTAGATGCCAAAGATGGAAACTCATGCTTGAGAACGGTATACGAACAAG ATCCTGATGGTAATCTTTGTAGTACATCATCAACAAGTGAGAGTTTGAAGCACCTTACAAGTTGTGCATGCGAAAGCATCGAATCTTGCAAAAGGGGAATGCAGGATGATAAGGAAACTCTGGCGTCTATATGGTATAGAGCTGTTGAAATGTGCGAATCCAATTCACTTGCAAACTTTTTGAGAAGAGGGAAATTGTCATCAATTTGTCTTAAGCAAG GTTTGGCAATTGCTGAACTGGAGTTTTATTGCCCCAAAGACATATCAAAGGCTGAGAAATCGTGGAAACCCATTGCAAATGCACTTCAGCAAACACTATGTTGCAATGTGGAGATCAGAATCAATCTTGTACCCGGCTGGTTCCCCAAAAAATATTCCAGAGTGAAAAGGCTTTCTTTTAGACTTTTTAATTGTTCACGTGGTAAATCACATTCCACGATGGAACGTATAAGTGAAGCATCGGAGAACTCTGATTCTGCTTCTAAAAGAGTCATAATGGTGGATAAAGTTGTTGAAACGTGTTCCTCTGAGTGTTTTTCTCAAAACTCTCAAATATGTTGTCATGGTAGAGAAATTATGACCATAAGAAGTAGTGATGGAAATGCGCTAAGCATTGGATCAGATACACCTCAGATATTATTGACAGATGGTTCCCTACAAACACGTCAGTTAGAACCTGATTGCTTGAAAGAAAGAAGTACTTGCAGATGCCGGGATTTATTTACCATAGAGTCAGAGGAAAAACCAAGTTGTTTTCCTAGAACAGTAGGATTTCTAAAGAGATCAAGTTCATCGAATGCTTCTCATATGACCTTTTCGATTACTCAGCCACAAAGCAATTTGGTTTTATCCATTCCCAGCAAGACACCGTGTCAAAGCCACATTCCTTGCAGCAGTTTAAATAATCACTCTTCTGGGAATCCAGCTCT TTCCAAGGAGTCAAAGTCGCGTTGTTGGAGAAAGGCTCTGTTACCCTTCAGGAAG GCTTTGCAGCTGAGACATCAGCATGAAAATCCACCCCAAGAATGGATTCTACCTTATTCTGCTGCAAACTAG